Part of the Aquabacterium sp. NJ1 genome, TCAAATAAGCACATATTCCCACACAAAAAAACGGGGCCCACGATGCCTCAAAAAGGCTCTCAATCAGATACGACGATTGAAAATAATTGAAGAATGACACAAACAACCAAACCCACATGATGGATTTGATGTGTCGCAGCACATCAAATCTCAACAGCAACCAGACGAAAATATAAAAATGGAACTCCACTGCAAGTGACCAGTAGGCGCCATCAACCAAGTCGGCCCCCAACCACTGAGGCACCATGGTGAAATTGATCAGGACATCCCGCCACGGGACAAGAAGGCTGACGTCACCGCCCCAACGAACCACTGCCGTCGTCAAAATGATGGCCACCCAGAATGCGGGATAAAGTCGCGCAGCGCGGGAGGCAACAAACGTACGGGCATCACCTTTTTGCACAGACAGAAATATGACAAAGCCGCTGATGGCAAAGAAAAGCGGCACGCCCAGATACCCGAATTTCACAATCTGCCGCAAAGAATCCGGGCTGGCAAATGGCACCCAGCCCCCCTGATGCCCCCTGCAGAGATAGTGAAAAGCCACAACCATGACACACGCCACCGATCTGAGCAAATCGATCTGGTGATATCGGCGCTGCGCCATCCGCCCCCTCCTATACAATGCCAGCACTTCGGCAGCACCGATCCTACAACGAGCCACCTCTCTGTTGCAGCAAAAACTGCCGCTTCGGATCTCGCACCCCAAGCATGGCAACACCATCCAAGCCTACATCCAACCTCCGAGTGGCTGCACTGATTGCCACCTCGACCTACGTCACCACCGTTCTGGGCTTTGTTGTCAGCATCATCATTGCGCGAAGCCTGGGGCCGAATGACTATGGGCAGTATGCCTACCTCGTGTGGCTCTCCGGCCTGCTGGTCGTGATCGGCAATCACGGGTTGGGCGTCTCAGGCATCAGATTCATCTCCGAGTATGCAGGCCGGGGAGAACTGGAGGAAGCCAGAAATGTGCACCGATGGCTCAGAAAACAGCAAGTTTTCAGCGTCGCCATCGTACTGACCCTCTTCACCATTTCCACCCTATTTTTCAAACCTGCAGGCTGGGCAGGCAGCACGATCGTGCTGGTGGCCATCATCGCCGTCTGCGTGGCGTGCAAATCATTCTATATATTCAATATATCCATCGCCAAGGGCTACAGAAAATTCTCCGTCGAGTCGTGGTCCAACATGATCGCGACTGTGACCTACACAGTTGGCGCAGGGATACTCGGTTTAATCCACGCCTCACTGAACAGTTTCGCAATATTCTTCGCACTCATCAGCGCGTCCTATATGCTGATGGTGAAATACTTCACAACAAAGGAACAGATCCAACCCGGCAGCGTCGATTGTCGAACTGACACACTCGCCAGGCTCAAGCCCCACCTGAAGTGGACCATCGTGCTCGTGGTGGTCGCCACACTCAGCAACAAGACCATGGAAACCTTCCTGCTGAGCGCTCTGACCAGCCCAGCCGAGGTCGGCTACTTCTCCATCTCGACGGCATTGACTCGGGGCGGGGTTGACCTGCTTTCATCCGTGCTGACCACCATGCTGATGCCACTCATGAGCCACGCCTACGGCGAGGGCGGCATCCAGAGTGTGAACGCCGTCCTGAGCCGTGCGCTGCGCTACTTCACCTTCCTGGGCTTGCTGCTGGCCGGGGTCGGCATGCTCTGGTCGGAACCAGGCATCTTGCTGATGTACGGCCACAAATACGAGCCTGTGGTCAATATTTTGCGCGTCATGACGCTTATCGGCGGATTGACCCTGACCGAAGGTGCTTTCGGCGCACTACTCTCGACAACCGACAATCAGAAACTCTGGGCGCAGACATCCATGATGTCCATTGTGGTGAGCGTGGTGATGTCGGTATCGCTGGTTCCCCTATATGGCTTGACCGGCGCTGTCATGTCTCACGCCATCACGCGCATCACCATTCTCCTGCTGATGACGTGGCAAATTAAAAGGAACATGAATGCCATTCATGTTCCGATCAAAGCCCTCGGCAGCTTGTTTCTGGCCGCCATTTTTGCAATAGGCTGCATCTCGCCGCTGTTG contains:
- a CDS encoding acyltransferase, with the translated sequence MAQRRYHQIDLLRSVACVMVVAFHYLCRGHQGGWVPFASPDSLRQIVKFGYLGVPLFFAISGFVIFLSVQKGDARTFVASRAARLYPAFWVAIILTTAVVRWGGDVSLLVPWRDVLINFTMVPQWLGADLVDGAYWSLAVEFHFYIFVWLLLRFDVLRHIKSIMWVWLFVSFFNYFQSSYLIESLFEASWAPFFCVGICAYLMREGDRTQGVHLLFLFAAVLVLMYVRSRAGQVADFSGRDVAAAVLLGSLVPVAFWLISRQKFEVAGGSVLYWAATLTYPVYVLHEYMGYVLMSRLHGLGVAPAICVVVVFSGVLVMAYQVHIRVERPLAGLIRKVVAGG
- a CDS encoding oligosaccharide flippase family protein; translation: MAALIATSTYVTTVLGFVVSIIIARSLGPNDYGQYAYLVWLSGLLVVIGNHGLGVSGIRFISEYAGRGELEEARNVHRWLRKQQVFSVAIVLTLFTISTLFFKPAGWAGSTIVLVAIIAVCVACKSFYIFNISIAKGYRKFSVESWSNMIATVTYTVGAGILGLIHASLNSFAIFFALISASYMLMVKYFTTKEQIQPGSVDCRTDTLARLKPHLKWTIVLVVVATLSNKTMETFLLSALTSPAEVGYFSISTALTRGGVDLLSSVLTTMLMPLMSHAYGEGGIQSVNAVLSRALRYFTFLGLLLAGVGMLWSEPGILLMYGHKYEPVVNILRVMTLIGGLTLTEGAFGALLSTTDNQKLWAQTSMMSIVVSVVMSVSLVPLYGLTGAVMSHAITRITILLLMTWQIKRNMNAIHVPIKALGSLFLAAIFAIGCISPLLLWQHNPIMEFACGLIFTLIYVPATFVLGAWSKEDLKELNPLLARLPAPIRSAVQRFHDSAPRQGT